The following proteins are co-located in the Leucoraja erinacea ecotype New England chromosome 27, Leri_hhj_1, whole genome shotgun sequence genome:
- the LOC129710108 gene encoding G-protein coupled receptor 39-like: MNISEQGQWGPPPNVSRDTVQMSTAAKVATSAVYGTLLLSGTAANLLVIWVVWVSRGRTRLREHMASMACSDLLILTVGLPCELYTVIWSPHPWPAGNAGCKGFYLLWEVCSYASIFNVLTFSVERYVAICHPMRTVLMATSRTKGVIGLVWLTATIAALPVAFAVGVEDAWGPFRPRGETRSPLYICTNVSGRGGLFQLVIYVSFCLYLLVLLLVAFTCRQMVKTILGDGRVPIAFQRTNPAGKIITKSKEMRRQSVVMLGCIVGTLAICWFPFQARRLMTAVQSKTQWTEHYYRSYLTLQPITNTLYYISSASNLFLYNVTSRHFRKMFLQVLGGCCRSRSVPSENGRHSHTHSDLKREFISLNGKPPFSKVNGE, encoded by the exons ATGAACATCTCGGagcaaggacaatggggacctccACCCAATGTGTCCCGGGACACGGTCCAGATGAGCACGGCGGCTAAGGTCGCCACGTCCGCGGTGTATGGGACCCTCCTTCTCTCTGGGACGGCCGCCAACCTCCTGGTCATCTGGGTGGTTTGGGTTTCGAGAGGCAGGACGAGGCTGAGGGAGCACATGGCGAGCATGGCGTGCTCGGACCTCCTCATCCTCACCGTGGGGCTGCCGTGTGAGCTCTACACCGTCATCTGGAGCCCGCACCCATGGCCAGCGGGGAACGCCGGCTGCAAAGGCTTCTACCTGCTGTGGGAGGTGTGTAGCTACGCCTCCATCTTCAACGTGTTGACCTTCAGTGTTGAACGCTACGTCGCCATCTGCCACCCGATGCGGACCGTGTTAATGGCCACGTCAAGGACGAAGGGAGTCATTGGTTTGGTTTGGCTCACGGCCACCATCGCGGCGTTGCCTGTTGCTTTTGCCGTTGGTGTGGAAGATGCGTGGGGACCCTTCAGGCCCCGAGGCGAGACGCGTTCACCCCTCTACATATGCACCAACGTCTCTGGAAGAGGGGGCCTCTTCCAGCTGGTCATCTACGTCTCCTTCTGTCTCTATCTGCTGGTGCTCCTGTTGGTGGCTTTCACCTGCAGGCAGATGGTCAAAACCATCCTCGGAGACGGCCGGGTGCCCATCGCCTTCCAGAGGACCAACCCCGCGGGCAAGATCATCACTAAGTCCAAGGAGATGAGGCGGCAAAGTGTTGTGATGCTGG GGTGCATTGTTGGGACATTGGCCATTTGTTGGTTTCCATTCCAAGCGAGACGACTAATGACAGCTGTTCAGTCCAAAACCCAATGGACAGAACATTACTACCGCTCCTACCTGACGCTGCAGCCTATCACCAACACCCTCTACTACATCAGCTCCGCCAGCAACCTTTTCCTTTATAATGTGACCTCCAGACACTTCCGCAAGATGTTTCTCCAAGTACTGGGCGGCTGCTGTCGGTCCAGATCCGTGCCATCAGAGAACgggagacactcacacacacactcagacctGAAGCGAGAATTCATTTCATTGAATGGGAAACCACCCTTCTCCAAGGTCAATGGAGAGTGA